The Papaver somniferum cultivar HN1 chromosome 3, ASM357369v1, whole genome shotgun sequence genome includes a region encoding these proteins:
- the LOC113360883 gene encoding uncharacterized protein LOC113360883 — protein MNRMMRKERKKRRKRRERMNRRTRRKRKKSNKLFMLEEKNMPKPPCDRYSHIPPDNLCFSQVNPTYGTPNDGGETLLGYKHSWDAKIYATKDHKDAVRLIRRQKASKWDISLECDEFQTKVKECVLWRAIE, from the exons ATGAATAGAATGATGAggaaggagaggaagaagaggaggaaaaggAGAGAGAGGATGAATAGGAGgacgaggaggaagaggaagaagagcaacaaattgTTCATGTTAGAAGAGAAAAATATGCCGAAGCCGCCTTGTGATAGATACTCACACATTCCCCCTGATAATTTGTGCTTTTCACAAGTgaacccaacttatggtactccaaatgaTGGAGGGGAAACATTGCTTGGCTACAAACACTCATGGGATGCGAAGATCTATGCGACAAAG gatcataaagATGCAGTTCGTCTTATTCGTCGTCAAAAGGCGTCGAAATGGGATATTTCTTTGGAGTGTGACGAGTTTCAAACAAAGGTTAAAGAATGTGTGTTATGGAGAGCTATTGAGTAA